A single genomic interval of Pieris rapae chromosome 23, ilPieRapa1.1, whole genome shotgun sequence harbors:
- the LOC110997117 gene encoding beta carbonic anhydrase 1 — protein sequence MDRILRGIMRYRVLDRASMVKQFEQVKDNPVPKAIFYTCMDSRMIPTRFTETSVGDMFVVRNAGNLIPHSEAFIDEMTSCEPAGLELSCIINNVRHVIVCGHSDCKAMNLLYDLRSKKESSVEQRRISPLKSWLCTHAQSSLTKFLEMKGDFSKPMLFSAETPQRKFVAYIDPENKFCIEDKLSQVNTLQQVQNVASYGMLKKRLEKHDLHIHALWFDIYTGDIYYFSRRAKSFVIIDESTYESILAEVRRYYS from the exons ATGGATAGAATCTTGCGAGGTATTATGAGATATCGTGTTTTGGATAGAGCTAGTATGGTTAAACAATTCGAACAAGTTAAAGACAATCCAGTG ccaaaagcaatattttatacatgtatGGACAGCAGAATGATACCCACGAGATTCACAGAGACGTCTGTTGGTGACATGTTTGTTG tcAGAAATGCGGGAAACCTTATTCCACATTCTGAAGCCTTTATTGACGAGATGACAAGTTGTGAACCAGCTGGGCTTGAACTCAGctgcattataaataatgtaagacATGTTATTGTCTGTGGACACAGTGACTGCAAAGCTATGAATCTCTTGTATGATTTAAGGAGCAAAAAAGAATCTAGTGtc GAACAACGAAGGATTTCGCCTTTGAAATCTTGGCTGTGTACGCACGCACAGTCGAGTTTGACAAAATTTTTAGAAATGAAGGGGGATTTTAGTAAGCCCATGCTATTCTCGGCCGAGACACCGCAAAGAAAATTTGTAGCCTATATAGATccggaaaataaattttgtattgaagATAAACTTTCACAA GTAAACACACTGCAACAGGTACAAAATGTGGCGTCATACGGTATGTTAAAAAAACGATTAGAGAAACACGATCTGCATATCCACGCGCTGTGGTTTGATATATACACCGgtgatatttattactttagtcGTCGAgcgaaaagttttgttataataGATGAATCCACATACGAATCTATTTTAGCTGAAGTTCGAAGATATTATTCATAG
- the LOC110997116 gene encoding serine/threonine-protein phosphatase 2A activator — translation MNAECAFGDGAKAEKETPPIPSNHRFLEPEKAVKTITDMAIWEKSEAYMEYTGFIVTLNEAIRAKPLSVDCKVSPNIKKLADLLDKINNLIDVFPPIEQPQRFGNVAFKDWLNEVRLNSTPYLQEALDPKLHLAIPEIKVYLEESFGNSTRIDYGTGHEMSFIMFLCCLYKIGCLQLEDNVSTVFILFNKYLNIARRLQQTYRMEPAGSHGVWSLDDYQFVPFIWGSSQLIDQPRIYPPAKFVEEDIIEKYSHDYIFLSCIKYIKEVKKGPFAEHSNQLWSISAVGSWAKINQGLIKMYKKEVLAKFPVIQHVLFGSLLPIRRFPIQQ, via the coding sequence atGAATGCTGAATGCGCTTTTGGTGATGGAGCTAAGGCAGAAAAAGAGACTCCACCTATCCCTTCAAACCATCGTTTTCTTGAACCAGAGAAAGCAGTTAAAACAATTACAGATATGGCAATTTGGGAGAAATCGGAGGCTTATATGGAATATACAGGCTTTATTGTCACATTAAATGAGGCTATCAGAGCGAAACCACTCTCAGTTGACTGTAAAGTATCCCCcaacattaaaaaacttgCTGACTTACtggataaaattaataatttaattgatgtgTTTCCCCCAATTGAGCAGCCTCAAAGGTTTGGAAATGTTGCATTCAAAGATTGGTTAAATGAAGTCAGGTTGAATTCAACACCATATCTTCAAGAAGCATTAGATCCTAAACTGCACTTAGCCATACCAGAAATCAAAGTGTACCTGGAAGAGAGTTTTGGTAACTCAACTAGAATTGATTACGGTACAGGACACGAAATGTCTTTCATCATGTTTTTGTGCTGTCTCTATAAAATAGGTTGCCTACAATTAGAGGATAATGtgtcaactgtgttcattttgtttaataaatatttgaatatagcAAGGAGATTACAGCAGACATATAGAATGGAACCAGCTGGTAGTCATGGTGTGTGGAGTTTAGATGATTACCAGTTTGTACCATTTATCTGGGGTAGCTCCCAGCTGATTGATCAACCCAGAATATATCCACCTGCCAAATTTGTTGAGGAAGATATAATTGAGAAATATTCTCATGACTACATATTTTTGTCAtgcattaaatacattaaggaAGTAAAAAAAGGTCCGTTTGCAGAGCATTCTAATCAACTATGGAGTATTAGTGCTGTGGGATCTTGGGCAAAAATAAACCAGGGTctcataaaaatgtataagaaaGAAGTGCTTGCCAAGTTTCCTGTTATACAGCATGTATTATTTGGATCTCTTTTACCCATACGTAGATTTCCTATTCaacaataa